In Mycolicibacter virginiensis, the DNA window CGACGTAGTTCGGGAGGGCTGGAGCTAGGCGAGGTTGCGGACAATCTGCGAACGCAGGCTGCGTCCCTTGCCGCCCGGATTGGCGTCGGTGCACAGCCGGACGTCGACGACGTAGTTGTTCTTGGCCTGCAGCACCCGCTCGCAGCCCGCCGTGCCCTTCATGGGATTCGCGAACAGCGTGGCGAACAGTTCCAGTCCTCCCGCGGTGACCACACCGGCCTTGAGATCTGCGCTCATCCCATTGGTGTACTCGGCGGTCAACGGTGTGCCCTTGCAGCTCTTCCAGATGGCAGCCTGGTCATTGAGGTAGGTCTGCGCGGCTTTGGCGTCGGGGAACTCAGCGACGGCCTGGACCACGTTCGGGTTCAGCTCGCCACCGGGCTGCCGAAGGGTCTGCACGACGAAGTCGGTGTAACCCGAGCCGTCGTAGGCCGCCGCTGAGCCGGGCGCGTACACCGCCGTACAGTTCGCCGGCGTAGTGGTCGGCGTACTCAGCGGCTGAGTGCCGGACTCGGAGCTGATCACCTGCATCGTGGTGTCCATCCGCTCGCTGACCTCATCGGCGGGAACCAGCACGTCAGCCAGGTCCACGGCACTCGGCGCGGCCTGCGCGATCGAGCCGTCCGCGAGCACCCCGATTAACGCCGCGGCCGAGACTGCCACCACTGAGGCTAGGTGAATTCGCATCGAAATCCATTCCGTTTCGCCGTGTTGAGATCCCCTACCGGCGGCTGGGGCTGACCGAATGTTATCCGGTGTTCCCCGCCGAGACCCCTCCGTTGGAGTCCGCAATGTGGTTCCATCGATAACCGAACCGACGGACCCAACGTTAAGGACGTGCAATGCAACGGGACGACACCGACCGGAGAATCGGTTACCTGGCGCTCGCGATCGCGACCTGCGCCGCCGGGGCGCTGGCGGTACTGCCCGGCCTGGCCTCGGCCACCCCGGGCGTGCCCGGCATCGACGACACCACGCCCTCCGCGGACGTCGACCTGGCCGCTCTCCAGCTGACCTCGGCGGAGGCGTCGCCCATCGTCAAGTGGCCGTCGGATCCGCCCCTCGAGTTGACGGTGTACAAGACCGCGACCTCGCCGGTGGCCGGCGCGGCCAGCACCTCCGACGCGCAATGCGCCAGCGCGGTCTACGCCGGCCTGGACAAGACCTATGACGGCAGTGGCTACACCGGCCTGAACTATCAGGAGCTCACCGGATTCGGTTCCAAGAACAGCTATTCGGTGATCTCGGTGGCCTCCAGCTACGACGACGAACACGCCGCGGCCAACATGGTGGCCAACACCATCCAGAACTGGACCGACTGCGGCCGTAAGAAGGTGACCGGCGACCTCAGCGGCTCCACGCAGACCCGGACCGTCAACAACGTGGTCTCCACCACCGACGACATCTACCTGGTCAACAACATCACCGATGACGGCGGCGCCTGCTCGCACGCCATGACGTCGCAGGGCAACGTCGTGGTCGAGGTGTCGGCCTGCCGATCCAACATCGGTCTGGTCAAGCAGAGCCTTCAGCTGGCCAACAAGATGCTGGTCAAGCTGCCGTGACGCGCCGACTTATCGCCGGCTGCTGTGTCGGGCTGGCCGCGCTGACCCTCGCCGGCTGTGCCGGTGACGACCCCGACCAGGACAGCGCCGCCACGGTTGCGCCGGCGGCGGCCGCGGCGCCGCCCAGCGTCCAATCGGATCCGACGGCACCCGCCGCCCCGGCCGGTGAGCCAAGCGGGCAGCCCGCAGCAACTCCGACTCCGGCGCCGTCCGCCGGGCCGCGCTTGGTGACACCGGGCAAGCTTGGCGCACTGTTGGTTCCGATCGAGGAGCTCAACAACGTCGTCGGCGCGAAGCTGGGATTCGAGACGGTCTTCACCAGGCCCGGTGCGCCGGCCGGCGGCCTGGGTGACAAAGCGGGTTGCGCGGTGTTGTTCGGCTCCAACACCGACAGCTACGCCAACGAATACACCGCCTTCCGGCGCCAGAGTGTGCGAGACGGCGAGGACAGCTCACAGCATTTCGTCGCGCAGGAAGTAGCCGCCTTCGCCGATGTCGCCACCGCGGCCGCGAACTTCGGCAAAACGTTCGATAAGAAAGCCCTGGCCGGCTGTGACGGTGCCGTGGTGCATCGCCAGGGTGACGACGATCGCATCACGTGGCGGCTCAACCTGTCCGGCATCACCGCCGACACCGCCCGATGGACGCTGGACCAGTACGCCGACGGCAAGCCCAACGACTGGACTTGTGCGCATGAGGCCCGGACCCGCAGCAACGTCGAGTTCACGGTGACCGTATGCCAATTCGGCAACGCGGCATCGGCAGCGACAGCGATCGGCAATCAGATCAACGACTGGATTCCCCACCCGTGACCGGCATGCGAGGAAAGGCGGCAGCGATGAAGGCACCGCAGGGACTGCTTTTCGGAATGGGCGTCATGTGCCTGGGCACGCTGGTCGCCGGTCTCCTTCCGGTCGCGGCGGCCGACTCGGGCGACGCCACGGTGCCTGCGGGCAAAGTCGAGTCACTGTTGCTGTCGCCGGCCGCGGTCGGCGACATCGTCGGGGTCACGTTCGACTGGGAGAAGGCCAACCGGCGGCCCTATAAATCCGACGACCTCGGCGAGCACTCGGCGTGCGCCATGCTGACCGGCCCCGACGTCGAAACTTTCGGCCGCGACTACACCGGTTACCGGTTCCGCGCCGACCGCGACGACGCCGAGAACTGGGAGTTCACCGTCCAGCAGCGGGTGGCGACCTACGCCGACGCCGCCACGGCTACGCAGACCTTCCAGAAGGTGTTCAGCAAGGCCGCGATGGCCAAGTGCAACGGGGTCATCGCCTCCATCAAGGACAACACGGACGCCCAGTGGCGGTTCAGGATTCAGACGGTGGCCCCGACCTCGGCACGGTGGGTGGAGGACCAGCTGTCCGACCAGCAACCGATCGGCTACAGCTGCTCGGACGTCGCCGGGGTGACCCGCAATGTGCTTTACAGCATCAAGGTGTGTCAGTACGGCAACGGCGGACCCGCCGCGGCCACCATCGCCGAACGCATCACCAGTCAGGTCGCCGGCGTACGCGCCTGATCCGCGCGGCTGCTGAAGGATCCATGGCCCCGAACAAAGTCACGCAACGTATCTCAGCGCTGGTCCCCTGGCTGCGCGGAGAGCTCAAGCGGCGCAAGTTGCGTCAACTGCGGACATTCACCGCCGGGGTGATCCTGGCCGTTGCCGGCCTGTTCGGCGGGCTGGACACGGTGGATGCCGGCCCCAGCGTGTTTGCGGTCGACGAAGCGCACAGCGATGGTAAGTTCACCTTGACCATCGCCCGCGCTTCAGTGGTCAACGAGCTGCGCGCCGGTCGGCGGATCGTCGCACCGGCCCAACCCGGCCATCGCTATCTGGGTGTGGTGAGCACGGTCCGCAACGACGGTACCATTCCCGGCCGGCTGATCGGCGAACTGCAGCTGCGTGAGCAGCCGCAAAGCACCTCGGTCGGGGTGTTTCGGATGGTCGACGGCTCCCCCATCACCCAGTTGGGGCCGGGCCTCGAAGAGCAGCTCGTGTTCGTGTGGCGCATTCCCGACAGTGCGATTCATCCGGACCTCTCCGTGACGTTGCGGGTCACGCAGAAACGCTTCACCGAGTTGCTGGTCACCTACGGCCGGGACTGGGTGGACAGCGGAGGCGACTACGCCGAGATCACCCTGCCGGTGACCGTGAAATGAGCGCACCGATCCGGCGATCCCGCCCGGGACTGACCGCTGCCCTGGCCGCCGCGCCGATCCTGGTGGCTGCGGCGCTGCTTTGGCAACACCTGCCCGACAGCACTCGCGTCTACGGACCGTTCGACGTCCCCGGCCGGTTCGGCGTTGAGACCACTGGGCGTTCGCTGACGGTCACCGTCGACGGCGTACAGCTGACGAGGGAGGTACAGGGTTCGGCGCGGTGGGCGAACCCGCCACCGGTGACCGCCGCTGGGGCGTGGGTGGTGGTGCGCGCCAGAGTGTCGGCGACAGAACGGACGGCGATGCCCAGCGTCGAACTTCGAGTGGGCCCCAACACCTACCGGCCGTCCGATCGGTTCCCCAGCTACACGCTGGGCTATCGAGCCGATCCGGGGATCACCCAGCGCGGCGCCTGGGTCTTCGACGTGCCACCCGAGCTGTTCGACCCGCCCGGCGCCGACCCGTTCGAGCTGCACGTGTGGCCCGGCCTCGACGACCGCCTGGATGACCGGTTGGTGATCAACCTGCGCGGTCACCTGGAATCCATCTCCGGCACAGTTCTGGTGGTGGCGCCGGAGGTGGCCGGATGAGCGACCGCACGCTTCGCCTCTGGCAGCGCAACGTGATCGGACTCGCGGTGGCCGCGGTCGCCGCGGCCGTCCTCGGGATCACCGAGTTGTACCCCGATTGGTCGGCTTACCGCGCCCGCGTCACTCCGGCCGTGCTGGTCACCAAGGCCGACAGTGTGACCGCCTACGGGCAGACCTGGCGGTTGGGCTCGATCCGCCACCTCAACGCGGTGCCGCACGCGCCCACGACTACCCTGCCGGCCCACACGGCGCTAACCGTGGTCACCGTCGAGCGGACCGGAACGCCCCTCGCCGGGGAATGCACCGCGGTCATCACCGACGGGCGGCGTCGCTGGCAGACCGCCGCCATCGGAAACGCGGCGCCATTGGTCGGCGACGCCACCGACCGGTGCACCAAACCGGGGCCGCTGCAACTGAGTTTCCTGCTGCCGTCGGACGCCGTGCCCACCGCGGTCGACCTGATCAACACCGACGGCGGCATCATGCTGCGAATCACCTTGTGAGCCCGGGCCTCCCGTGACGGTGGTGACGGTGGCCAGGTTGGCCCGGCGCACGCAGTAAGCGAACATCGCCGCGACCAGGGCGATCCGCAACGGCTGAACGATCAGCTGCGAGGCCAGGCTCATAGTGCCGCCGAACGCCGACCAGAACTCCGGGCCGTGCGGTCCGAGAACCTTGGCCATCCCCCGGTACAGGTAGCCCTCGGTCAGCTGAGTGCGGTAGAAGCTGCCCCGCATGTCCAGCCACGCCAACACCAGATACGCCAATACGTAAGCAGACAGGCCCACCACACCGCCGTGCAGGATCAGCCGGGCCGCATCGACAATCGGGCCGAACCGGCCGGTCTTGGACTTGGCGTACTCCGTGGCCCGCGACCGTAGCTGTTCGGGTGTCTGTTGCCAGCGCTCGGTGACCCCGGCCGCCGTCTCTCCCCGCGAGCCGGCCCGCCGCAGGATGGTCGGCCAATCGATCTGGGCGGACACCCCATAGACGATTCCGGCCGCGGCCAGCCACATCAGCGGTACGGCCGCACCCCCGAACACCGTCCGCACCAGCCACATGAACCCCTGCCACGCTGTCTGCAGGGGCTGAACGTGCGAGAAAGCGTCCGCACGAACCGTGTTGAACCACACCACAAGCCGACGATGGCTGATCCAATCGCCGGGTTTGATCAACACGGTGATGCCCGCCGCCAGCGAGAAGGTCAGCACCAGGAACACCCACAGCGCGTCGATATAGACCCGCAGCGCGATCAGCGCTGTCGGCAGCCGACTACTGAAGTGCCCTAACACGTAACGGGCCACCAGGGCACCAGCAACCACCACCCAGGTGGTTCGGGAGATGGGCAGCATCTCGGTGTTGATCCCGCTCATCGCGTCGGCCACCCGGTAATTGAGCGCCAGACGTTGATAGGCCAGCCAGTCTTCCTTGAACATCTGCCAGGCCAGATAGATGGCGAAGAACGGCACGATCACGGTGGTGAACAGGTCGATGCTGCGCAGCGACCGGCGCGGCAGTGCGGCCACCTCGGGGAGCCCGTGGCGCAGCACCAGGAACATCGCCACGTAGGAACCCAGCTGCGCCAGGCCGGCGCCGGGCATGATCAGTGCCGCCCACAACGGATTGCTGTGGCCAGCCCAGGCGGCCGCGGCGATAACCACCCGGCGGACCACCAGTCCGGCGAGGTAACACGCTGCCAGCTGCGGCCAGTACCGCCACCACAGGACGAATGGCGTCATTAAGTTCCGCAGCACCGGCATCGTTGTCACACCACCAGATTCACCAATCGGCCGGGCACCACGATCACCTTCTTCGGGGTGGCACCGGACAGGAATGCCTGCACCTTCTCGTCGGCCAGGGCAGCGGCCTTGATCGCGTCGCCATCGGCATCGGTGGGCACCGTGACCAGTCCGCGCTTCTTTCCGTTGACCTGTACCGGATAGTCGACGGTGTCGGTCACCAGGTAGGCCGGGTCCGCCACCGGGAACGGTCCGTGCGCCAGCGAGGAATCGTGGCCGAGTCGCCGCCACAGTTCCTCGGCCAGGTGCGGAGCCAGCGGTGCGAGCAACAGCGCCAGCGGCTCGACGGCCGAGCGCGGAACCCCTTCGCGATGCTCCTTGGTCAGGTGGTTGGTGTACTCGATCAGCTTGGCAGCCGCGGTGTTGTTGCGCAGTGCCGCATAGTCTTCCGACACCCCCACGATGGTGCGGTGCAGCAGTCGCAGGGTCTCGGTGTCCGGTTCGCCGTCGAGCACCCGGGTCTCGCCCGTCTCCTCGTCGACAACCAGCCGCCATACCCGCTGCAGGAAGCGATGTGCGCCGACCACGTCCTTGGTGGCCCACGGCCGCGACATGTCCAGCGGACCCATCGACATCTCGTAGACCCGCAGCGTGTCGGCGCCGTAGCTGTCGCAGATCTCGTCGGGAGATACCGAATTCTTCAGGCTCTTACCCATTTTGCCGTACTCGGCGAAGACTTCCGTGTCTCCGTCGGCGCCCGGGAGGTAGAACTTTCCGTCGCGTTCGGTGACTTCGGCGGCCGGCACGTAAGACCCGCGGGCATCGGTGTAGGCGGCAGCCTGGATGTAGCCCTGGTTGACCAACCGGCGGTAGGGCTCGCGCGAGCTGACGTGCCCGAGGTCGTAGAGCACCTTGTGCCAGAAACGGCAGTACAGCAGGTGCAGCACCGCGTGCTCGGCGCCGCCGACGTAGAGGTCCACGCCGCCCGGGTCATTGGGCCCGTGCTCGGCGGGCCGGGGCCCCATCCAGTAGGCCTCATTCTCCGGCGCGCAGAAGCGTTCGGCGTTGTGCGGGTCGGTGTAACGCAACTCGTACCAGGAACTTCCGGCCCATTGCGGCATGACATTGGTGTCACGGGTGTAGGACCGCAGTCCGTCGCCGAGGTCCAGCTCGACATGCACCCATTCGGTCGCCTTGGCCAGTGGCGGCGAGGGTTCGCTCGACGCGTCGTCCGGGTCGAACAGCACCGGTGAGTAGTCGGCGACGTCGGGCAGCTCGACCGGCAGTGCCGCCGCGTCCAGCGGGTGCGCACGACCGTCGGCATCGAAGACGATCGGGAACGGTTCGCCCCAGTACCGCTGCCGGGCGAAAAGCCAGTCCCGCAACTTGTATTCGATGCGCGCCCAGCCGCGGCCTTGGGCCTCCAGCTGTTGCGTCATCGCCTTCTTGGCGTCACCGACCGCCATGCCGTCCAGCGGACCGGAATTGACCAGGGTGCCGTCGCCGGCGTATGCGGATTCTGAGATATCGCCGCCGGAAATGACTTCGATTACCGGTAGGCCGAACTCGGCGGCGAACTCCCAGTCGCGCTGGTCGTGCCCGGGAACCGCCATGATGGCACCGGTGCCGTAGCCGGCCAGCACGTAGTCGGCGATGAAGATCGGCACCTGCTGGCCATTGGCGGGATTGGTGGCGTAACTGCCCAGGAACACACCGGTTTTGGTCTTGTTCTCCTGGCGCTCCAGGTCCGACTTCGCCGCGATCGCCTTGCGATAGTCGGCGACGGCAGCTGTCGGGGTGGCTGCTCCGAATGTCCAGCGCCCGTCCACCCCGTCCGGCCACGCGTCGACGGTCAGTCGGTCGACCA includes these proteins:
- a CDS encoding sensor domain-containing protein, producing MVAVSAAALIGVLADGSIAQAAPSAVDLADVLVPADEVSERMDTTMQVISSESGTQPLSTPTTTPANCTAVYAPGSAAAYDGSGYTDFVVQTLRQPGGELNPNVVQAVAEFPDAKAAQTYLNDQAAIWKSCKGTPLTAEYTNGMSADLKAGVVTAGGLELFATLFANPMKGTAGCERVLQAKNNYVVDVRLCTDANPGGKGRSLRSQIVRNLA
- a CDS encoding sensor domain-containing protein, giving the protein MQRDDTDRRIGYLALAIATCAAGALAVLPGLASATPGVPGIDDTTPSADVDLAALQLTSAEASPIVKWPSDPPLELTVYKTATSPVAGAASTSDAQCASAVYAGLDKTYDGSGYTGLNYQELTGFGSKNSYSVISVASSYDDEHAAANMVANTIQNWTDCGRKKVTGDLSGSTQTRTVNNVVSTTDDIYLVNNITDDGGACSHAMTSQGNVVVEVSACRSNIGLVKQSLQLANKMLVKLP
- a CDS encoding sensor domain-containing protein gives rise to the protein MTRRLIAGCCVGLAALTLAGCAGDDPDQDSAATVAPAAAAAPPSVQSDPTAPAAPAGEPSGQPAATPTPAPSAGPRLVTPGKLGALLVPIEELNNVVGAKLGFETVFTRPGAPAGGLGDKAGCAVLFGSNTDSYANEYTAFRRQSVRDGEDSSQHFVAQEVAAFADVATAAANFGKTFDKKALAGCDGAVVHRQGDDDRITWRLNLSGITADTARWTLDQYADGKPNDWTCAHEARTRSNVEFTVTVCQFGNAASAATAIGNQINDWIPHP
- a CDS encoding sensor domain-containing protein translates to MKAPQGLLFGMGVMCLGTLVAGLLPVAAADSGDATVPAGKVESLLLSPAAVGDIVGVTFDWEKANRRPYKSDDLGEHSACAMLTGPDVETFGRDYTGYRFRADRDDAENWEFTVQQRVATYADAATATQTFQKVFSKAAMAKCNGVIASIKDNTDAQWRFRIQTVAPTSARWVEDQLSDQQPIGYSCSDVAGVTRNVLYSIKVCQYGNGGPAAATIAERITSQVAGVRA
- the leuS gene encoding leucine--tRNA ligase; this encodes MNEAPTTQVPGDPLEPSDQAPRHRYNATLAGRIEDTWQHYWEQAGTFNVANPVGSLAPTDGSTVPDDKMFVQDMFPYPSGDGLHVGHPLGYIATDVYARYFRMTGHNVLHALGFDAFGLPAEQYAVQTGTHPRIRTEANVENFRRQLRRLGLGHDSRRSFSTTDVDFYKWTQWIFLQIYNAWFDPTANKARPISELVAEFDARARTLDDGRDWAQLSAGERADVIDGHRLVYRTDSMVNWCPGLGTVLANEEVTADGRSDRGNFPVFRKRLRQWMMRITAYSDRLLDDLELLDWPEKVKTMQRNWIGRSTGAAALFGAATTDGSAVDIEVFTTRPDTLFGATYLVLAPEHELVDRLTVDAWPDGVDGRWTFGAATPTAAVADYRKAIAAKSDLERQENKTKTGVFLGSYATNPANGQQVPIFIADYVLAGYGTGAIMAVPGHDQRDWEFAAEFGLPVIEVISGGDISESAYAGDGTLVNSGPLDGMAVGDAKKAMTQQLEAQGRGWARIEYKLRDWLFARQRYWGEPFPIVFDADGRAHPLDAAALPVELPDVADYSPVLFDPDDASSEPSPPLAKATEWVHVELDLGDGLRSYTRDTNVMPQWAGSSWYELRYTDPHNAERFCAPENEAYWMGPRPAEHGPNDPGGVDLYVGGAEHAVLHLLYCRFWHKVLYDLGHVSSREPYRRLVNQGYIQAAAYTDARGSYVPAAEVTERDGKFYLPGADGDTEVFAEYGKMGKSLKNSVSPDEICDSYGADTLRVYEMSMGPLDMSRPWATKDVVGAHRFLQRVWRLVVDEETGETRVLDGEPDTETLRLLHRTIVGVSEDYAALRNNTAAAKLIEYTNHLTKEHREGVPRSAVEPLALLLAPLAPHLAEELWRRLGHDSSLAHGPFPVADPAYLVTDTVDYPVQVNGKKRGLVTVPTDADGDAIKAAALADEKVQAFLSGATPKKVIVVPGRLVNLVV